From a single Streptomyces rubradiris genomic region:
- a CDS encoding DUF6099 family protein produces MDAVRLILESRRALAAGADAGEMMAEVWQAQALAQAIGSRLAVSGPPELRGEALGLTELAGRGCGVLDPPELDPGDLRAARLTELDDARETLLCLGGLLGEVGISLVGMASAAADETTYWQCMEAIDAADESRDRVLEMLRKLAARAAMVPEDAQDSPSGV; encoded by the coding sequence ATGGATGCGGTACGGCTCATCCTCGAGAGCAGGCGGGCGCTGGCAGCCGGTGCCGACGCCGGGGAGATGATGGCGGAGGTGTGGCAGGCGCAGGCCCTGGCCCAGGCGATCGGGAGCCGCCTCGCGGTCTCCGGCCCGCCGGAACTGCGCGGCGAGGCGCTGGGGTTGACGGAGCTGGCGGGCCGGGGCTGCGGCGTCCTGGACCCGCCCGAACTCGACCCCGGCGACCTGCGCGCCGCCCGGCTCACCGAGCTGGACGACGCCCGCGAGACCCTGCTCTGCCTCGGCGGCCTGCTCGGTGAGGTCGGCATATCCCTGGTGGGCATGGCCAGCGCCGCCGCGGACGAGACGACGTACTGGCAGTGCATGGAGGCGATCGACGCGGCCGACGAGTCCCGTGACCGTGTGCTGGAGATGTTGCGCAAACTGGCGGCGCGGGCGGCGATGGTGCCGGAGGACGCCCAGGACAGCCCGTCCGGCGTGTGA
- a CDS encoding LLM class F420-dependent oxidoreductase: MDLRIFTEPQQGATYDTLLAVAKATEDLGFDAFFRSDHYLRMGNVDGLPGPTDAWITLAGLARETKRIRLGTLMTAGTFRLPGVLAIQVAQVDQMSGGRVELGLGAGWFEEEHKAYGIPFPKEKFARLEEQLAIVTGLWATEIGKTFDFHGTYYDLTGSPALPKPAQKKIPVLIGGHGATRTPRLAARYADEFNIPFASVEDSERQFGRVRAAAVAAGRDADDLVYSNALVVCVGKDDREVARRAAAIGREVDELKANGLAGSPAEVVDKIGRYAEVGSRRIYLQVLDLGDLDHLELISSKVQSQLS, from the coding sequence ATGGACCTGCGAATCTTCACCGAGCCCCAGCAAGGGGCCACCTACGACACCCTGCTCGCCGTGGCCAAGGCCACCGAGGACCTCGGGTTCGATGCCTTCTTCCGCTCGGACCACTATCTGCGCATGGGCAACGTGGACGGCCTGCCCGGCCCCACGGACGCCTGGATCACACTGGCCGGCCTGGCCCGCGAGACCAAGCGCATCCGCCTCGGCACGCTCATGACGGCCGGCACCTTCCGGCTGCCCGGCGTGCTCGCCATCCAGGTCGCCCAGGTCGACCAGATGTCCGGCGGCCGGGTCGAACTCGGCCTCGGCGCGGGCTGGTTCGAGGAGGAGCACAAGGCGTACGGCATCCCGTTCCCGAAGGAGAAGTTCGCCCGGCTGGAGGAGCAGCTGGCGATCGTCACCGGGCTGTGGGCGACCGAGATCGGCAAGACGTTCGACTTCCACGGGACGTACTACGACCTCACCGGGTCGCCGGCGCTGCCCAAGCCCGCCCAGAAGAAGATCCCCGTACTGATCGGCGGCCACGGCGCGACCCGTACGCCCCGGCTGGCCGCGCGGTACGCCGACGAGTTCAACATCCCGTTCGCCTCGGTGGAGGACAGCGAACGGCAGTTCGGCCGGGTGCGGGCCGCCGCCGTGGCGGCCGGCCGGGACGCGGACGACCTGGTGTACTCCAACGCGCTCGTCGTGTGCGTCGGCAAGGACGACCGTGAGGTGGCCCGGCGTGCCGCCGCGATCGGCCGTGAGGTGGACGAACTGAAGGCCAACGGGCTGGCCGGCTCCCCGGCCGAGGTCGTCGACAAGATCGGCCGGTACGCCGAGGTCGGCTCCCGCCGGATCTACCTCCAGGTGCTGGACCTCGGCGACCTGGACCACCTGGAACTGATCTCCTCCAAGGTCCAGTCCCAGCTGTCCTGA